The Formosa sp. Hel1_33_131 genome window below encodes:
- a CDS encoding helix-turn-helix domain-containing protein gives MIHTEPQYKAILERVEELLLVSDNIENQNAKGYLELNLLSDLVAAYEEENYPVKKPSLTEVVKLRMTERGLNQKLLSELLGVSTSRVSEYLTGKSEPTLKVARTISKKLGIEASIVLGV, from the coding sequence ATGATACATACTGAACCACAATATAAAGCCATTTTAGAGCGTGTAGAAGAGCTATTACTGGTTTCTGACAACATCGAAAATCAAAATGCTAAAGGATATTTAGAACTTAATTTATTGTCCGACCTTGTTGCTGCCTACGAAGAAGAGAATTATCCCGTAAAAAAACCGTCGCTTACAGAAGTCGTCAAATTACGAATGACCGAAAGAGGTTTAAATCAAAAATTGTTATCAGAACTTTTAGGAGTCAGTACCTCAAGAGTCAGTGAATATCTGACAGGAAAAAGTGAGCCTACTTTGAAAGTCGCTAGAACCATCAGTAAAAAATTAGGGATAGAGGCTTCTATTGTGTTAGGCGTTTAA
- a CDS encoding peptide chain release factor 3 gives MSFLSEIERRRTFGIVSHPDAGKTTLTEKLLLFGGAIQEAGAVKSNKIKKGATSDFMEIERQRGISVATSVLAFEYNGIKINILDTPGHKDFAEDTFRTLTAVDSVIVVIDVAKGVEEQTEKLVKVCRMRNIPIIVFINKMDREGKDAFDLLDEIEQKLGLKVVPLSFPIGMGYDFKGIYNIWEKNINLFTGDSKRDIEETIKISDVSDPALNTIIGDTAAETLREELELVEGIYPDFNKEDYLNGDLQPVFFGSALNNFGVRELLDCFVSIAPEPRPKHSEERLVDPKEEKFTGFVFKIHANMDPNHRDRLAFIKIVSGEFKRNTPYLHVRHNKKLKFSSPNAFFAEKKEIVDISYPGDIVGLHDTGNFKIGDTLTEGEFLNYKGVPSFSPEHFRYINNADPLKSKQLYKGIDQLMDEGVAQLFTLDLNGRKVIGTVGALQYEVIQYRLEHEYGAKCSYENLNVHKACWIEPESVNHPEFVEFKRVKQRFLATDKHGQLVFFADSIFSLQMTEQKYPSIKFHLTSEF, from the coding sequence ATGTCTTTTTTAAGTGAAATTGAACGCCGCCGTACTTTTGGTATTGTCTCGCATCCCGATGCGGGAAAAACAACCCTGACTGAAAAACTACTTCTTTTTGGAGGGGCGATTCAAGAAGCGGGTGCCGTTAAGAGCAACAAAATTAAAAAAGGCGCTACGAGTGACTTTATGGAAATTGAACGCCAGCGTGGAATTTCGGTGGCAACTTCTGTTTTGGCATTTGAATACAATGGCATCAAAATTAATATTTTGGACACGCCTGGTCACAAGGATTTTGCAGAAGATACGTTTAGAACCCTGACCGCTGTGGACAGTGTGATTGTAGTAATTGATGTTGCCAAGGGAGTTGAGGAACAAACCGAAAAATTAGTGAAAGTGTGTCGAATGCGGAACATTCCCATCATCGTTTTTATCAATAAAATGGACCGTGAAGGAAAAGATGCGTTTGATTTATTAGATGAGATTGAACAAAAATTAGGCCTTAAAGTGGTGCCCCTAAGTTTCCCTATTGGGATGGGGTATGATTTTAAAGGTATTTATAATATTTGGGAAAAAAACATCAATTTATTTACGGGAGATAGTAAACGGGATATTGAAGAAACAATTAAAATTTCTGATGTCTCTGATCCTGCTTTAAATACGATTATTGGAGATACCGCCGCAGAAACCCTTCGGGAGGAGTTGGAATTGGTGGAAGGTATTTATCCAGATTTTAATAAAGAGGATTATTTGAATGGCGATTTACAACCGGTGTTTTTTGGTTCGGCATTGAATAATTTTGGAGTTCGTGAGTTGTTGGATTGTTTTGTATCCATCGCTCCAGAACCCCGTCCAAAACACAGTGAAGAACGACTGGTCGATCCTAAGGAGGAGAAATTTACGGGCTTTGTATTTAAAATACATGCCAATATGGATCCTAACCATCGAGATCGCTTAGCGTTTATTAAAATTGTTTCTGGAGAATTTAAGCGCAATACACCATACCTTCATGTACGTCATAATAAAAAATTAAAATTCTCGAGTCCAAATGCCTTTTTTGCTGAAAAGAAAGAGATTGTAGATATTTCCTATCCGGGGGATATTGTTGGCTTGCACGATACGGGGAATTTCAAAATTGGGGATACGCTGACAGAAGGCGAATTTTTGAACTACAAAGGAGTTCCTAGTTTTTCACCAGAGCATTTCCGCTACATCAACAATGCGGATCCTTTAAAGTCTAAACAGTTGTATAAAGGAATTGATCAGTTGATGGACGAAGGAGTTGCTCAGCTTTTTACCTTAGATTTGAATGGTCGAAAGGTGATTGGAACTGTGGGTGCGCTCCAGTATGAGGTGATTCAATACCGTTTGGAGCATGAATATGGTGCGAAGTGTAGTTATGAAAACTTGAATGTACACAAAGCGTGTTGGATTGAACCTGAGAGTGTGAACCATCCAGAATTTGTAGAATTTAAACGTGTCAAGCAACGCTTTTTAGCGACTGACAAACACGGGCAATTGGTGTTCTTTGCGGATTCAATCTTTTCGCTACAAATGACCGAACAAAAATATCCTTCTATAAAATTCCATTTGACGTCTGAGTTTTAG
- a CDS encoding DUF3467 domain-containing protein, producing the protein MNTPKDPSKKGQINIELDDTVAEGTYSNLAIINHSVSEFVVDFVSIMPGTPKSKVKSRIILTPQHAKRLAKALHENVKRFEQAHGEIKDYEQPPVPLNFGPTGQA; encoded by the coding sequence ATGAACACTCCAAAAGACCCTTCGAAAAAAGGACAGATTAATATTGAGTTAGACGATACGGTAGCGGAAGGTACCTATTCAAACCTAGCGATTATCAACCATTCTGTTTCTGAATTTGTAGTGGATTTTGTGAGCATCATGCCTGGGACGCCAAAAAGCAAAGTGAAGTCACGTATTATACTGACGCCTCAACATGCAAAGCGTCTTGCAAAAGCCTTACATGAAAATGTAAAACGGTTTGAGCAAGCGCATGGCGAAATTAAAGATTATGAGCAACCTCCAGTCCCGCTTAATTTTGGGCCAACCGGACAAGCTTAG
- a CDS encoding type II toxin-antitoxin system HigB family toxin, with protein MRIVTYKRIQEFATKHPDTQAPLNVWYHTITAKSWQNLTDIKNDFNSVDYVGNHRYVFNVKGNAYRLIAIISFNAQKVYIRFIGTHAANDKIKDIKTI; from the coding sequence ATGCGTATTGTGACCTACAAACGAATCCAAGAATTTGCGACAAAACATCCAGATACACAAGCACCTTTAAATGTTTGGTATCATACAATAACAGCAAAATCTTGGCAAAATCTTACAGATATTAAGAATGACTTTAATAGCGTAGATTATGTAGGAAATCATAGATATGTGTTTAACGTTAAAGGAAACGCTTATAGGTTAATTGCAATCATATCATTTAATGCTCAAAAGGTGTATATCCGTTTTATTGGTACACACGCAGCAAATGATAAAATTAAGGATATTAAAACTATATAA
- a CDS encoding bifunctional metallophosphatase/5'-nucleotidase has protein sequence MKRRNFIQKTAASTAFISLSGLGLASCSEAKATKITILHTNDVHSHIEAFGPNDGRNANKGGVARRATLVENLRNENPNTLLLDAGDIFQGTPYFNFYGGELEFKLMSMLKYDVATIGNHDFDNGINGLYAQLPHAKFDFISANYDFSNTVMDTHVKPYKTFVKDGIKIGVFGLGIELDGLVNKEAYKETNYLDPIEIAQDMSRILKTEEACDLIICLSHLGYEYKKSPSKISDIKLAKATQDIDLIIGGHTHTFLDKPTVETNAVGKSVLVNQVGCYGLYLGKIDFYFDAKTLKGSESDTLTV, from the coding sequence ATGAAACGTAGAAATTTTATTCAAAAAACAGCTGCTTCCACAGCATTTATATCTTTAAGTGGTTTGGGATTGGCATCTTGTTCAGAAGCGAAAGCGACCAAAATCACCATTCTTCACACGAATGATGTGCACAGTCATATTGAGGCTTTTGGTCCCAACGACGGACGAAACGCGAACAAAGGGGGCGTTGCTCGACGTGCAACGCTTGTGGAAAACTTAAGAAACGAAAATCCAAATACCTTACTTTTGGATGCTGGAGATATTTTTCAAGGGACTCCCTATTTTAACTTTTATGGAGGCGAACTCGAATTCAAACTGATGAGTATGTTAAAGTACGATGTTGCAACCATCGGTAATCATGATTTTGACAATGGAATTAACGGGCTTTACGCACAACTTCCACACGCAAAATTTGATTTCATTTCTGCGAATTACGATTTCTCAAATACGGTGATGGATACGCATGTCAAACCTTATAAAACGTTTGTAAAAGATGGAATTAAAATTGGCGTTTTTGGATTGGGGATTGAACTTGATGGACTGGTCAATAAAGAAGCTTATAAAGAAACTAACTATTTAGACCCGATTGAAATTGCTCAAGATATGAGCCGTATTTTAAAGACTGAGGAAGCTTGTGATTTAATCATTTGCCTGTCGCACCTTGGTTACGAATATAAAAAATCACCTTCTAAAATATCGGATATAAAATTGGCCAAAGCAACTCAAGACATCGATTTGATTATTGGTGGTCACACCCATACTTTTTTAGACAAACCCACTGTAGAAACCAATGCGGTTGGGAAATCTGTGCTTGTCAATCAAGTGGGATGTTATGGACTCTACCTCGGGAAAATAGATTTTTATTTTGATGCTAAAACGCTTAAAGGGAGTGAAAGTGATACGTTAACGGTTTAG
- a CDS encoding DUF6913 domain-containing protein gives MFFKQFRTLSLQKNITLILKSRIKNFQSGKVNSIGVIFDYDAYYDYDFFRNLIKDLGVMDTKVRFIAKVDLEKNKPNSWDSFFSLDNFDWLGRPKSVEIEEFVEQPFDVLISYYKTNQLELNLVTARSKANFKIGITNEDSRLHDLTIDVEPADTDIFKIELIKYLTQLNRL, from the coding sequence ATGTTTTTCAAACAATTTCGAACGCTATCGCTTCAAAAAAATATCACTTTAATTCTTAAATCTCGAATCAAGAATTTTCAAAGTGGTAAAGTCAATTCTATTGGTGTTATTTTTGATTACGATGCGTACTATGACTATGATTTTTTTCGAAATCTCATTAAAGATTTAGGGGTTATGGACACTAAAGTTCGCTTTATTGCCAAGGTTGATTTGGAAAAAAACAAGCCAAACAGCTGGGATTCCTTTTTTAGTTTAGATAATTTTGATTGGTTAGGACGCCCCAAAAGTGTTGAGATTGAAGAATTTGTAGAACAGCCATTTGATGTGTTGATTAGCTATTACAAGACCAATCAATTAGAGCTTAATTTGGTCACAGCACGTTCCAAAGCAAATTTCAAAATTGGGATTACCAACGAAGATTCGCGTTTACACGATTTAACCATTGACGTTGAGCCCGCAGATACAGATATTTTTAAGATAGAATTAATTAAATATTTAACCCAACTAAATAGGTTGTAA
- a CDS encoding alpha/beta hydrolase family protein: protein MKRSPLYWFDQLNEPMLVIHGSDDKKVNIEHSKRLMDSLEKSPNKITPFFVEGGNHSLSNYTQIRNDTIANWFHYYLKSNKN from the coding sequence ATCAAGAGGTCTCCTTTGTATTGGTTCGATCAATTAAATGAACCCATGCTTGTTATTCACGGTTCAGATGATAAAAAAGTAAATATAGAACATTCCAAAAGGTTGATGGACAGCTTAGAAAAGTCACCAAATAAAATAACGCCTTTTTTTGTAGAAGGAGGGAATCATTCCCTGTCGAATTATACCCAAATAAGAAATGACACCATCGCCAACTGGTTTCATTATTATTTGAAAAGCAACAAAAATTGA
- the dapA gene encoding 4-hydroxy-tetrahydrodipicolinate synthase: MNAFIGTGVALITPFKADLSIDHQALAAVVEFNISNGVNYLVISGTTGESATITAKEKKEISATIIKANKGRVPLVIGIGGNNTAAVVEELQSTDLSPFAAILSVAPYYSKPTQEGFYQHFKAIAEASKIPVVLYNVPGRTAKNMEASTILRLATDFKSIVAVKEAGNNREQYLELIKNKPADFLVISGDDDLVLGVTLAGGSGVISVIGQAFPKEFSQMIQWGLEGNTEDSRKLEARLMPIINLIFEENNPAGIKAVFKKMGYCEDAVRLPLVPATEALQSKIAAFIAQF, from the coding sequence ATGAATGCATTCATTGGGACTGGAGTTGCCCTTATCACTCCATTTAAAGCAGATTTAAGTATCGACCACCAAGCCTTAGCAGCGGTTGTAGAATTTAACATCTCAAACGGTGTTAATTATCTAGTCATTAGTGGAACCACAGGAGAAAGTGCGACCATCACGGCGAAAGAGAAAAAAGAAATTTCAGCGACAATTATCAAAGCGAACAAAGGCCGTGTGCCTTTGGTCATCGGAATTGGTGGAAACAACACAGCAGCAGTGGTCGAGGAATTACAGTCCACAGATCTTTCCCCGTTTGCAGCCATTTTGTCCGTAGCGCCTTACTACAGCAAACCCACTCAAGAAGGGTTTTATCAGCATTTTAAAGCCATCGCAGAAGCATCCAAAATACCAGTAGTTTTGTACAATGTGCCAGGCCGAACGGCTAAAAATATGGAAGCCTCCACAATTTTGCGACTCGCCACTGACTTCAAATCCATTGTTGCGGTGAAAGAAGCCGGAAATAATAGGGAACAATATTTAGAACTCATAAAAAATAAACCAGCCGATTTCTTAGTGATTTCTGGCGATGATGATTTAGTGCTAGGCGTGACCTTAGCAGGAGGTTCTGGAGTCATTTCAGTGATTGGACAAGCCTTTCCAAAAGAATTCTCTCAGATGATTCAATGGGGATTAGAAGGGAATACGGAAGATTCTCGTAAGCTAGAAGCTCGTTTAATGCCGATCATCAATTTGATATTTGAAGAAAACAATCCAGCAGGCATCAAAGCAGTCTTCAAAAAAATGGGGTATTGTGAGGACGCCGTGCGTTTGCCGCTTGTCCCTGCAACCGAAGCCTTACAGTCAAAAATAGCAGCCTTTATAGCACAGTTTTAG
- a CDS encoding DNA-directed RNA polymerase subunit omega has translation MDLKKVNAPVNTETYDRNKVDAPTQNIYEAISVISRRAEQINTDIRRELIDKLEEFATFNDSLEEVFENKEQIEVSKFYERLPKPHALAVQEWLNDKIYYRSVEEDSEEK, from the coding sequence ATGGACTTAAAAAAAGTAAATGCACCCGTTAATACAGAAACTTACGATCGAAATAAAGTAGATGCGCCAACGCAAAATATCTACGAAGCGATTTCTGTAATTTCTCGTAGAGCAGAGCAAATCAACACCGACATCAGAAGAGAGTTGATTGACAAGCTTGAAGAATTTGCAACTTTTAACGATAGCTTAGAAGAAGTGTTTGAAAACAAAGAACAAATTGAAGTCTCTAAGTTTTACGAGCGTCTTCCAAAGCCACACGCTTTAGCCGTTCAAGAATGGTTAAACGACAAAATCTACTACCGTAGTGTAGAAGAAGATTCTGAAGAAAAATAA
- a CDS encoding outer membrane protein assembly factor BamD, with product MKNFIYILIIAFSLNSCSEYQKVLKNEDIAAKFKLGTELFEEGKFAKANRLFVQIVPKYRGKPQAQKLMYMYCKTYYETRDYYTANYQMERFVNAYPKSEKIQEIAFLAAKSYYKLSPLFSKDQTETVEAVDKLQMFINTYPLSEYLDQASTLVRELDYKLEKKAFNIALQYNQTGPYHRDYNSAITALDNFLIEFPGSSFKEQAMYYKFDSAYELAMNSVEWKQPERVEKALTFYNSLLYVFPETQNNEDIQKMLEALKSIQTNSPTTKS from the coding sequence ATGAAGAATTTTATATACATCTTAATTATAGCATTTTCATTGAACTCCTGTAGTGAATACCAGAAGGTTTTGAAAAATGAAGACATTGCTGCTAAGTTTAAATTAGGTACTGAGCTTTTTGAAGAAGGCAAGTTTGCCAAAGCAAACCGCCTATTCGTGCAAATTGTTCCTAAATACAGAGGGAAACCACAAGCGCAGAAGTTGATGTATATGTACTGTAAAACCTACTACGAAACTAGAGATTATTACACGGCCAACTACCAGATGGAACGCTTTGTAAATGCATATCCAAAAAGCGAAAAAATTCAAGAAATAGCTTTTTTAGCAGCCAAAAGTTACTACAAACTTTCGCCACTGTTTTCTAAAGATCAAACCGAAACCGTCGAAGCGGTAGATAAACTTCAAATGTTTATCAACACCTATCCTTTATCGGAGTACTTGGATCAAGCCAGTACCTTGGTAAGAGAACTAGATTATAAACTAGAAAAAAAAGCATTTAACATTGCTTTGCAATACAACCAGACAGGGCCGTATCACAGAGATTATAATTCTGCAATCACCGCCTTAGATAATTTCCTCATTGAATTTCCAGGCTCCTCTTTCAAAGAACAGGCCATGTATTATAAATTTGATTCCGCCTATGAATTGGCTATGAATAGTGTGGAATGGAAACAACCGGAGCGTGTTGAAAAAGCATTGACTTTTTACAATTCTCTGTTATATGTGTTTCCGGAGACCCAAAACAATGAAGACATTCAGAAGATGCTCGAAGCCTTAAAATCAATTCAAACTAATTCACCAACGACTAAAAGTTAA
- the coaBC gene encoding bifunctional phosphopantothenoylcysteine decarboxylase/phosphopantothenate--cysteine ligase CoaBC produces the protein MSILRGKHILLGITAGIAAYKTASLVRLFIKAGADVKVIMTPAAKDFITPLTLSTLSKNPVISSFTEETDENAVWNNHVDLGLWADLFIVAPVTANTLSKMAAGSSDNFLVATYLSAKCPVYFAPAMDLDMYKHPSTKASLETLQSFGNIMIPATAGELASGLVGEGRMAEPEAIVNHIESHILETMPLYGKTVLVTAGPTYEAIDPVRFIGNHSSGLMGFEIANHAAQLGAEVIYITGPTHYKTDHSRIKTIPVVSAEEMYTQVHANFQSVDIAILSAAVADYKPKTTATSKIKKASPTLSLELEKTKDILASLGAIKSHQLLVGFALETNDEVANAIKKLKSKNLDLIVLNSLNDAGAGFGGTTNKVTLIDKNLVQTEFPLKSKAEVAIDIMNELLKQFNA, from the coding sequence ATGTCTATTTTACGCGGTAAACATATTCTTTTAGGAATTACTGCCGGTATTGCTGCGTACAAAACAGCATCCCTTGTAAGATTATTTATCAAAGCTGGTGCCGACGTCAAAGTCATAATGACGCCAGCTGCGAAAGATTTTATTACTCCGCTTACGCTTTCAACCCTTTCTAAAAACCCAGTCATTTCTTCGTTTACTGAAGAAACTGATGAGAATGCGGTGTGGAACAACCACGTCGATTTGGGATTGTGGGCAGACTTATTTATTGTCGCGCCAGTCACGGCAAACACCCTTTCTAAAATGGCAGCCGGAAGCAGCGATAATTTTCTGGTAGCGACTTATCTTTCTGCCAAATGTCCTGTCTATTTTGCACCCGCCATGGATTTGGACATGTACAAACATCCTTCCACAAAAGCTTCTTTAGAAACCCTTCAATCTTTTGGAAACATCATGATTCCAGCAACCGCAGGCGAATTGGCAAGTGGCTTGGTTGGAGAAGGAAGAATGGCAGAGCCAGAAGCCATTGTAAACCATATAGAGTCTCATATTTTAGAAACAATGCCCTTGTACGGAAAAACCGTATTGGTCACTGCAGGCCCTACCTATGAAGCCATCGACCCCGTTCGTTTTATTGGAAACCATTCTAGCGGACTCATGGGATTTGAAATTGCCAACCACGCGGCACAACTAGGAGCAGAGGTCATTTACATTACGGGGCCCACACATTACAAAACTGACCATTCTCGCATCAAAACCATTCCCGTTGTGAGTGCAGAGGAAATGTACACACAAGTACATGCCAATTTTCAATCTGTTGACATCGCAATCTTGTCTGCAGCAGTCGCCGATTATAAACCAAAAACGACCGCCACTTCCAAAATAAAAAAGGCCTCCCCAACGTTATCCTTAGAATTAGAAAAAACAAAAGATATTTTGGCATCGCTAGGAGCTATCAAATCCCACCAACTTCTTGTCGGTTTCGCATTAGAAACCAATGATGAGGTTGCCAATGCGATAAAAAAGCTAAAATCTAAAAATTTAGATTTAATTGTGTTAAATTCGTTAAATGATGCAGGTGCCGGATTTGGAGGAACCACCAATAAAGTCACCCTTATCGATAAAAATTTAGTCCAAACAGAATTCCCTCTAAAATCAAAAGCTGAAGTTGCTATTGATATTATGAATGAACTTTTAAAACAATTCAATGCGTAG
- a CDS encoding type IX secretion system protein PorD: MRRLILLVAIFTSMYGSSQELNCTVVVNAQQTGNENVQVFKTLEKQLNEFVNNTRWTDKTFKPQEHIECSMVITVQDYQSDTFQASIQIQSARPVHNASYASSVYNFNDKDFTFKYLEYQNLNFSANQFESNLVSVIAFHVYMILGMDADTFELNGGDEYYKQARDIVSYSQQTNSKGWAPPSGGDQTRNVLITNILSPTFKEFRSVLFDYHLKGMDLMADNVKDGKTAVATALSQLENLHNRRPNSFLLRVFFDAKADEISDVFSDGPAVNIANLVSTLSRIAPMYSRKWRNIKF; the protein is encoded by the coding sequence ATGCGTAGATTAATTCTTTTAGTTGCTATTTTCACTTCGATGTATGGAAGTTCGCAAGAGCTGAATTGCACGGTCGTTGTCAATGCACAGCAAACAGGTAATGAGAATGTTCAGGTGTTTAAAACCCTAGAGAAACAACTCAATGAATTTGTAAACAACACCCGTTGGACTGATAAAACCTTCAAACCCCAAGAGCACATTGAGTGCAGCATGGTCATTACCGTTCAAGATTACCAATCGGATACCTTTCAAGCGTCTATTCAAATTCAGTCCGCACGCCCAGTGCATAACGCGTCTTATGCCAGTTCGGTTTACAATTTCAATGACAAAGATTTTACATTCAAGTATTTAGAATATCAGAATCTAAATTTCAGTGCCAATCAATTTGAATCCAATCTAGTCTCAGTCATCGCATTTCATGTCTATATGATTTTAGGAATGGATGCCGACACCTTTGAGCTCAATGGCGGCGATGAATATTACAAACAAGCCCGTGATATTGTCAGCTACTCACAGCAAACCAACTCTAAAGGTTGGGCGCCACCATCGGGAGGCGATCAAACCCGAAATGTATTAATCACCAACATCTTATCGCCAACCTTCAAAGAATTTCGTTCCGTCTTGTTTGACTACCACTTAAAAGGGATGGATTTGATGGCAGACAATGTAAAAGACGGCAAGACAGCAGTTGCGACCGCCTTGTCTCAATTGGAAAACTTACACAACAGACGTCCAAACTCCTTTTTGCTTCGTGTCTTTTTTGATGCAAAAGCAGATGAGATTTCAGATGTCTTTTCAGATGGACCTGCTGTGAACATTGCAAATTTAGTTTCAACACTTTCCAGAATTGCACCCATGTATTCTAGGAAATGGCGAAATATAAAATTTTAA
- a CDS encoding 5'-nucleotidase C-terminal domain-containing protein, with protein MMYKCVQIIGILSLFLSCDNSKQLVNTKGENISISKEMPSDKAIEAVIDPYKINLDKSMNEVLSYAVDTYSKNDGDYNTAIGNLMADAVFELSAPILKSRTGYDLDIVLLNHGGIRSILPKGEVTTKSAYSLMPFENSVVVVPLKGSVIMEMTTYLKEFNKAHPISGLELVLNAGNNYRKILVDGNPVDLEKTYYVATNDYLYNGGDRMDFLKKSDTLYDMNYKIRNVLIDYFTKYDTLNPKKDLRFIKLEN; from the coding sequence ATGATGTATAAATGCGTTCAAATTATTGGGATTCTTTCCTTGTTTTTATCTTGTGATAATTCAAAACAACTTGTAAATACCAAAGGTGAAAATATTTCCATTTCTAAAGAGATGCCGTCTGACAAAGCCATTGAGGCGGTTATTGATCCTTATAAAATAAATCTGGACAAATCCATGAATGAGGTACTCAGTTATGCTGTGGACACGTATTCTAAAAATGATGGTGACTACAACACCGCCATTGGAAATCTAATGGCAGATGCTGTTTTTGAACTTTCTGCTCCCATACTTAAAAGTCGTACGGGCTATGACCTCGACATTGTGCTGTTGAATCACGGTGGGATTCGATCTATTTTACCCAAAGGAGAAGTCACTACAAAATCCGCTTACAGTCTGATGCCGTTTGAAAATAGTGTGGTGGTGGTACCGCTGAAAGGGTCTGTCATTATGGAAATGACCACTTACCTGAAAGAATTTAATAAAGCCCATCCCATTTCTGGACTTGAATTGGTGTTAAATGCAGGTAATAACTATCGTAAAATTTTAGTCGACGGCAACCCAGTAGACCTCGAAAAAACTTACTATGTAGCGACCAACGATTATTTATACAATGGAGGCGATCGCATGGATTTCTTAAAAAAAAGTGACACCCTCTATGATATGAATTATAAAATCCGAAATGTCCTCATTGATTATTTCACAAAGTACGATACCCTCAATCCTAAAAAAGACCTACGATTTATAAAGCTTGAAAATTAA